The region GCGCCTCGCCCGATTACGGCTGGGACCCCATTCTCATGCCCGAATCCAGCCGTCTCTCCCCGTATTCTCTCCATGCACGTTCCGGAGGGTTCCAACAGGGTTTGCTGGATATCGAGGGGAGGACGGTTTTATTCGGCCTCTACGATGCCAACGGCGACGGTCGCTACGACGACATCGAACATACTGGAGTCCTTGTCGACAATGACGGCGACGGCCGGTTTTGCTTCTTCTGTCCGCATGAAACGTTCTTCCCGGGAGAGACGATCGTGATCGGTAACCGATGCTGTGCCCTGGCAGAGGTGAGCTCGAGCGGTCGGCGGGTCCGGGTGGACTGGGTTGAGCAACCCTTGTGCGCCCGGACTGTCTTTGTTCCTGGTTGGCCAGCACCTGACTTCACGGCCCAAACCTTGGGCGGGCAAGACATCACCCTGTCCCAGCTGAACGCGCAAGCGACGGTCCTTGTGTTTATCTCCCCACGCCTCTGCGCCATGGAACAGCCTCGCGATTGCCCAGGTTGCCCCCCGAGGGATGTGTGCGAGGAACTCAAGGAGTTCGGGGAGGACGTAGCAAGGGTTGAGGAATACCGGTCCAGGGTCGCTCTCGTCCTGGTCATCACCGATCCGGAGTTACCACCCAAGGCCTGGCTTGAGCAGTGGGCGCCATTCTGGGAGATGATCTGGGATAAGGATTGGCAGCTCGCCCAGCTCTATTACGGGTGTCCAGGGCCTCTGATCATCGACCAGGGAAGGACCATCCGGTTTGTTGGCTTTGAGCAAGCCATGATACTCGATGGCTTTGGGTGCTACCGCTACGAGTACGGCGCACGAATCGCCCACATGCTCGACCTTTTTTGGGCTCTCGGGCGCGTGTTGGCGGACCAA is a window of Candidatus Acetothermia bacterium DNA encoding:
- a CDS encoding peroxiredoxin family protein — translated: MGLRASIGLALLVVVVVDAWGQMGLLPEIGKCPVRWEKPIEIPLSSEPAEGLFAVPRGGNEIWYGTLQLGSGENTTIHVAFWPGDNAGPRLWVDSNGNKDLTDDGDGLWMWKYGWHEYIWQYTVLVDYGPEGRFPYSIRFSASPDYGWDPILMPESSRLSPYSLHARSGGFQQGLLDIEGRTVLFGLYDANGDGRYDDIEHTGVLVDNDGDGRFCFFCPHETFFPGETIVIGNRCCALAEVSSSGRRVRVDWVEQPLCARTVFVPGWPAPDFTAQTLGGQDITLSQLNAQATVLVFISPRLCAMEQPRDCPGCPPRDVCEELKEFGEDVARVEEYRSRVALVLVITDPELPPKAWLEQWAPFWEMIWDKDWQLAQLYYGCPGPLIIDQGRTIRFVGFEQAMILDGFGCYRYEYGARIAHMLDLFWALGRVLADQR